In Campylobacter suis, the following proteins share a genomic window:
- a CDS encoding class 1 fructose-bisphosphatase has protein sequence MRDLEQIFDAIKDVSKRISEEIKYTDLGYTSHENATGDTQLKLDVLSDEIITEKFKELECVKALVSEEKDEELCINEEASLIVAYDPLDGSSLVDVNFAVGSIFAIYENELKPENLIAAAYSVYGPRLELVIADKKCTLPKLYRLNRSGEFAFIKELSLKEKGKLNATGATQSGWSKTHQEFVRELFMQGYRLRYSGAMVADLHQILLKGGGLFSYPDTTDHPNGKLRVLFEVLPFAFIYENAGGATSNGKNKTLFDIQIQKTHQSTPCFFGSKFELNLLHEFYGKA, from the coding sequence ATGAGAGACTTGGAACAAATTTTTGATGCTATAAAAGATGTTAGTAAACGCATTAGCGAAGAGATAAAATACACCGATCTTGGCTATACATCGCACGAAAATGCCACTGGCGATACGCAGCTAAAACTAGATGTTTTAAGCGATGAGATTATTACAGAAAAATTTAAAGAGCTTGAGTGCGTAAAAGCGCTTGTAAGCGAAGAAAAAGATGAAGAGCTTTGTATAAATGAAGAGGCAAGCCTCATTGTTGCCTACGATCCTCTTGATGGCTCAAGTCTTGTTGATGTAAATTTTGCCGTGGGTTCGATATTTGCCATTTATGAAAATGAACTAAAGCCTGAAAATTTAATCGCTGCAGCTTATAGCGTTTATGGACCGCGCCTAGAGCTTGTTATAGCCGATAAAAAGTGTACATTGCCAAAACTATATAGACTAAACCGATCAGGCGAATTTGCATTCATAAAAGAGCTTTCGCTAAAAGAAAAAGGCAAGCTAAATGCAACTGGTGCAACACAAAGTGGTTGGAGCAAGACTCATCAAGAATTTGTAAGAGAGCTTTTTATGCAAGGCTATAGGTTGAGATACTCCGGGGCTATGGTGGCTGATTTACATCAAATTTTACTTAAAGGTGGTGGGCTTTTTAGCTATCCAGATACCACCGATCACCCAAATGGCAAGCTTCGTGTTCTTTTTGAAGTGCTTCCATTTGCATTTATCTATGAAAATGCTGGCGGAGCGACAAGTAATGGCAAAAATAAAACACTTTTTGATATACAGATACAAAAAACACACCAAAGCACACCGTGCTTTTTTGGCTCAAAATTTGAGTTAAATTTACTCCACGAATTCTACGGAAAAGCCTAA
- a CDS encoding YggT family protein encodes MIFSTFLSAVASILHTVIEIYTWVIIIAAIVSWVRPDPSNQVVQLLYRLTEPAYSFVRRFIPTVFGGIDLAPIIIILALKFIDLFLVRLLINVAASI; translated from the coding sequence ATGATATTTTCAACATTTTTAAGCGCAGTTGCTAGCATTTTACATACTGTTATAGAAATTTACACCTGGGTGATTATCATCGCAGCTATCGTAAGCTGGGTTAGACCTGATCCGTCAAACCAAGTAGTTCAGCTTCTTTACAGACTAACTGAGCCAGCTTATAGTTTTGTTAGACGCTTCATACCAACAGTTTTTGGTGGGATAGATCTAGCGCCCATCATCATCATCTTAGCATTAAAATTTATAGATCTATTTCTTGTAAGGTTACTTATAAATGTTGCTGCGTCTATTTAG
- the lptA gene encoding lipopolysaccharide transport periplasmic protein LptA, with amino-acid sequence MGQASRVALYVALALLCVKAEQVEISADSFFADENKQVTEFKGNVHIKKGSYDELRATKVDVHFDKNRQPIKYIATGNAKFKIFMREKHYEGSGEVLTYEPVQQLYTLTTNAFLHEIDTDKRVYGEKIVVNQSTGTYNVNSGEKKPVKFIFQIEDKGDKK; translated from the coding sequence GTGGGTCAAGCATCAAGAGTAGCCTTATATGTGGCACTTGCTTTGCTTTGTGTAAAAGCAGAGCAAGTTGAGATAAGTGCGGATAGTTTTTTTGCAGATGAAAATAAGCAAGTTACAGAATTTAAGGGCAATGTTCATATAAAAAAGGGTAGCTATGATGAGCTAAGAGCTACAAAAGTTGATGTGCATTTTGATAAAAATCGCCAGCCTATAAAATACATAGCTACAGGAAATGCAAAGTTTAAAATTTTTATGCGTGAAAAACACTATGAAGGAAGTGGTGAGGTGCTAACATATGAGCCAGTACAGCAGCTTTATACTCTTACAACAAATGCTTTTTTACACGAGATAGATACCGATAAAAGGGTTTATGGCGAAAAAATCGTTGTTAATCAATCAACTGGCACATACAATGTAAATAGTGGCGAAAAAAAGCCAGTAAAATTTATCTTTCAGATCGAAGATAAGGGCGATAAAAAGTGA
- the mrdA gene encoding penicillin-binding protein 2 — MRLRIVYAIILAFWIMLLTRIYHLSVNSNEYYESIAEQNVIKTHYIAPTRGIVFDAKSRPLAVNRLGFSIAIKPHLSSKANVKILESELEHITQIFTDLNATKLKREYVKNDSPYNQEFISVVEFIEYDAFIPHFSALSLRPNLQIIPASKRHYPYGKLASHIIGYVGRANQQDIQNDPLTKLTNYTGRSGVERYYNSVLQGVEGFKKTKVNALNEEIQNLGITKPSSKNIRLSLDLEVQEFLEEVFGKDAGSVIVMSLKDGAIIGAGSFPEYDLNQFVTGISQEKWNELINDIDHPFTNKLVNGLYPPGSVVKMGMGLAFLNNGMSRNDGFHCSGSYELGGRKFRCWNVYGHGFVNLNSAIRESCDDYFYKASQKIGIDAIAPILERYGFGVPTGVDLPNEFIGIMPSREWKMRKYGKPWYQGETLITSIGQGNFLVTPMQVARHTAMIATGLNVVPHFLESIDNEPVDFTPKDDVFTPFEKLQLPYIRNAMYEVAHHQKGTASKHFTGAKMNIAAKTGTAQVVGISQTEKKRMREEDMAYLQRSHAWLTTYAPYEDPQFVVTMIIEHGGHGGSAAGPKVTQIYNKLLEMGYINMQNISQKKGKK; from the coding sequence ATGAGACTTCGTATCGTCTATGCTATCATCCTTGCTTTTTGGATAATGTTGCTTACTAGGATATATCATTTAAGCGTAAATTCAAATGAGTATTATGAAAGTATTGCTGAACAAAATGTTATAAAAACTCACTATATCGCACCTACGCGGGGTATAGTTTTTGATGCTAAAAGTCGCCCTCTTGCTGTAAATAGACTCGGTTTTTCTATAGCTATAAAACCGCACCTTAGCTCAAAAGCAAATGTTAAAATTTTAGAGAGCGAGCTTGAGCATATAACGCAAATTTTTACTGATTTAAACGCAACAAAGCTAAAACGAGAGTATGTAAAAAATGATTCACCATATAATCAAGAGTTTATTAGTGTCGTTGAGTTTATAGAATATGACGCATTTATACCTCACTTTTCAGCACTTAGCTTAAGACCAAATTTGCAAATCATCCCAGCTAGTAAGCGCCACTACCCTTATGGAAAGCTAGCTTCGCATATCATAGGCTATGTGGGTAGGGCAAACCAGCAAGACATACAAAATGACCCGCTCACAAAGCTTACAAACTATACTGGTAGAAGTGGTGTTGAGCGTTATTATAACTCTGTTTTACAAGGGGTTGAGGGTTTTAAAAAGACAAAGGTAAATGCCCTAAACGAAGAGATACAAAACCTTGGCATAACCAAACCAAGCAGCAAAAACATACGGTTAAGCCTTGATCTTGAGGTGCAAGAATTTCTTGAAGAGGTGTTTGGAAAGGACGCTGGAAGTGTCATAGTCATGAGTCTAAAAGATGGCGCTATTATAGGAGCTGGAAGCTTTCCAGAGTATGATTTAAATCAGTTTGTTACAGGCATTTCGCAAGAAAAATGGAACGAGCTTATAAACGATATAGATCATCCTTTTACAAATAAACTAGTAAACGGACTTTATCCGCCTGGCTCAGTTGTTAAAATGGGTATGGGGCTTGCCTTTTTAAATAACGGCATGAGCCGTAATGATGGATTTCATTGCTCAGGATCTTACGAGCTTGGTGGTCGTAAATTTAGGTGCTGGAATGTTTATGGACATGGTTTTGTAAATTTAAACTCAGCCATTAGAGAGAGTTGTGATGATTATTTTTATAAAGCTAGTCAAAAAATAGGCATAGACGCCATAGCACCGATACTAGAACGCTACGGTTTTGGAGTGCCAACTGGTGTTGACTTGCCAAATGAGTTTATAGGTATTATGCCAAGTCGTGAGTGGAAGATGCGAAAATACGGCAAACCATGGTATCAAGGAGAAACCCTGATTACATCCATAGGTCAAGGAAATTTCTTAGTTACCCCTATGCAAGTAGCCAGGCATACTGCGATGATAGCAACAGGACTAAATGTAGTCCCGCACTTTTTAGAGAGTATCGATAATGAGCCAGTTGATTTTACGCCAAAAGATGATGTATTTACACCGTTTGAAAAGTTGCAGTTGCCTTATATTAGAAATGCAATGTATGAGGTCGCGCACCATCAAAAAGGGACTGCTAGCAAACACTTTACTGGCGCAAAGATGAATATCGCTGCAAAAACCGGTACCGCTCAAGTTGTTGGTATCTCTCAAACTGAAAAAAAGCGTATGCGCGAAGAAGACATGGCGTATTTGCAGCGCTCGCATGCTTGGCTCACGACATATGCGCCTTATGAGGATCCGCAGTTTGTGGTTACGATGATAATTGAGCATGGCGGGCACGGGGGAAGTGCTGCAGGGCCAAAGGTTACACAAATTTATAACAAACTCCTAGAAATGGGCTACATTAACATGCAAAACATAAGCCAAAAAAAGGGCAAAAAGTAA
- the queC gene encoding 7-cyano-7-deazaguanine synthase QueC encodes MAKKAVCIMSGGMDSTLCAALAKQEGYEIIGLHFDYNQRTMMREKRAFDEICEFFGINKKLSLNVDFISQIGGNSLTDTTMQIQKTGLSSEIPNTYVPFRNGIFISIAAALAEKEGADAIYIGVVEEDSSGYPDCSKKFIKGVNEAINLGTSDNFNVKILTPLVSLTKSQIVAKSLEVGSPLELTWSCYENEDEACGLCDSCRLRLHGFELAGVKDRIKYKD; translated from the coding sequence ATGGCTAAAAAAGCAGTTTGCATAATGAGCGGAGGCATGGATAGCACGCTGTGTGCTGCTCTTGCAAAGCAGGAGGGATATGAGATTATTGGGCTTCATTTTGACTATAATCAACGCACGATGATGCGTGAAAAAAGGGCGTTTGATGAAATTTGTGAGTTTTTTGGCATTAATAAAAAGCTAAGTTTAAATGTGGATTTTATATCACAAATTGGCGGAAACTCCCTTACTGATACAACTATGCAGATACAAAAAACTGGACTTAGCAGCGAAATTCCAAACACATATGTTCCTTTTAGAAATGGGATATTTATCTCTATCGCCGCAGCACTTGCAGAAAAAGAGGGCGCGGATGCGATATATATCGGTGTGGTTGAAGAGGATAGCAGTGGTTATCCAGACTGTTCAAAAAAGTTTATAAAAGGCGTAAATGAAGCGATAAATTTAGGCACTTCTGATAATTTTAATGTAAAAATTTTAACTCCACTAGTTTCACTAACTAAATCGCAGATTGTCGCTAAATCTCTTGAGGTCGGCTCACCGCTTGAGCTTACTTGGAGCTGCTATGAGAACGAAGATGAGGCGTGCGGGCTTTGTGATAGCTGTCGCTTAAGACTGCATGGTTTTGAGCTAGCTGGTGTGAAAGATAGGATAAAGTATAAGGACTAA
- a CDS encoding ferrochelatase, which yields MRIIDLTRLLKGALLNRPTVSEIYGFAFEAKRIKQGFAFIADEADDTELTLAIKNGAYAIISSKEIQILDSEVAYIKVDDLRSSLLRLMRYEASQKGIRFFYVNPVQMAILSRLSLAKNANIMSENISELFDKILRANSGEYFFSSNTRALERIAPFYDQVFSDTKVSPINPSSIFFSNVICDDIFYQNLGVPRVFLPTFCGLLKFLRQNDITFRVNDTKNLGHFEPIFIDKNFKPTNFGSTFRAIISESDEELFKVELAFLQKHFDKNEIRFCIPKSADFKITDAIYIDDLTQIKELRNFRYALVFGTNSEILNALQESEAQISLFDF from the coding sequence ATGCGCATTATCGACCTTACAAGGCTTTTAAAGGGCGCACTGCTTAACCGCCCAACTGTATCTGAAATTTACGGCTTTGCATTTGAGGCAAAACGCATAAAGCAAGGATTTGCCTTTATCGCCGATGAAGCTGATGATACAGAGCTTACGCTGGCTATAAAAAATGGCGCATACGCTATAATATCAAGCAAAGAGATACAAATTTTAGATAGCGAAGTGGCTTATATCAAAGTCGATGATCTGCGTTCATCTTTGCTTCGCTTAATGCGATATGAAGCCAGCCAAAAAGGGATAAGATTTTTTTATGTAAATCCTGTTCAAATGGCGATATTATCGCGTCTTAGTCTTGCTAAAAATGCAAATATAATGAGCGAAAATATATCTGAGCTTTTTGATAAAATTTTACGCGCAAACTCTGGTGAGTACTTTTTTAGCTCAAACACAAGAGCCCTTGAGCGCATAGCACCATTTTATGACCAAGTCTTTAGCGACACAAAAGTTAGCCCAATAAACCCAAGCTCGATATTTTTTTCAAATGTTATTTGTGATGATATTTTTTACCAAAATTTAGGAGTTCCAAGGGTATTTTTGCCAACTTTTTGTGGATTATTAAAATTTTTAAGGCAAAATGACATAACTTTTAGAGTTAATGATACTAAAAATTTAGGACATTTTGAGCCAATATTTATTGATAAAAACTTCAAGCCAACAAATTTTGGCTCTACTTTTAGGGCTATAATATCCGAAAGCGATGAAGAGCTTTTTAAGGTTGAGCTAGCTTTTTTACAAAAGCATTTTGATAAAAATGAGATAAGATTTTGTATACCAAAAAGTGCTGATTTTAAAATCACGGACGCAATATATATTGATGATTTAACCCAGATAAAAGAGCTTCGAAATTTCCGCTACGCCCTAGTTTTTGGCACAAATAGTGAAATTTTAAACGCCCTGCAAGAAAGCGAAGCGCAAATTTCACTATTTGATTTTTAA
- the yihA gene encoding ribosome biogenesis GTP-binding protein YihA/YsxC, with product MIRAVSAKFITSAPSIKEAPEFGISEVVFLGRSNVGKSSLINALTNHNSLAKSSSTPGKTQLINFFEVGFKNDENDEKFNILFVDLPGFGYAKVAKSMHHEWKRNLDEFLKARTSIKLFVHLIDARHFNLNIDADVSQYLKSFVRADQMIINLYTKADKLNQSERSALLKFDPNGVLVSTLNKKGIDKALERIVSATLGLSNTF from the coding sequence GTGATTAGAGCAGTAAGTGCTAAATTTATAACATCAGCACCTAGCATTAAAGAAGCGCCTGAATTTGGTATTAGTGAAGTTGTATTTTTGGGTCGCTCAAATGTTGGTAAAAGTAGCCTTATAAACGCACTTACAAATCATAATTCACTAGCCAAGAGCTCATCTACTCCAGGTAAAACACAGCTTATAAATTTCTTTGAAGTTGGCTTCAAAAATGATGAGAATGATGAAAAATTTAATATTTTATTTGTTGATTTACCTGGCTTTGGATACGCAAAGGTCGCAAAAAGCATGCACCATGAGTGGAAGCGGAATTTGGATGAATTTTTAAAAGCACGCACTAGCATTAAACTTTTTGTACATCTTATAGACGCTAGACATTTTAACCTTAATATAGACGCAGATGTGAGCCAATACCTAAAAAGCTTTGTTCGTGCCGATCAGATGATTATAAATTTATACACAAAAGCAGATAAGCTCAATCAAAGTGAGCGCTCAGCTTTGCTAAAATTTGACCCAAATGGAGTGTTAGTCTCTACTTTAAATAAAAAGGGTATTGATAAGGCGTTAGAGCGGATAGTAAGCGCAACTTTGGGGCTTTCAAACACTTTTTAA
- a CDS encoding lytic transglycosylase domain-containing protein, translating to MLLRLFSVSLGLVCFLEAQVLSYEELKDKPKGLAKDYYIYRLINEGDYTKEQIKNLSKDIFRKSGLVTKSINKVVPPTPTPNPCAKINEKNILQASTSCQNSLTTIAFSKKLSSQTRENLAKKLEKTHPQKAKILLTLNTKNPAKEFAKNMQTAQFLAFFNASSNAEKDKFFTENFGQNFFNALYNEKGFSQLLNNLVMGRNFNEFRKNFLNITPEITSQNDAFFLALNAVTLGEKSIAQKFFERAKASFDRAWQRDNATHWLYLLTNDDKFLNELAQSKDANMYSLYARDFIQNSQPIEIIVPKPTKKYVENFDLTDPFLWQEQAELAKTMSPEQAREHAKHFYTNDSLGAYAYFMQKAGGWEHQYFLMPQNSELEDLSVQRKSLIYALARQESLFIPAVISTSYALGTMQFMPFLANAIGKKELKIENFDQDDMFKQDVAYRFANHHLDYLEKFLYHPLFIAYAYNGGIGFTKRLITRDDMFKDAEYEPFLSIELVPVTETRNYGKKVLSNFVIYNSLMGTNIKISTLLESLTKPSLTDKFRN from the coding sequence ATGTTGCTGCGTCTATTTAGTGTAAGCCTTGGGCTCGTCTGTTTCTTAGAGGCGCAGGTTTTAAGCTATGAAGAGCTAAAAGACAAACCAAAGGGACTCGCAAAAGACTACTACATATACAGGCTTATAAACGAAGGTGACTACACAAAAGAGCAGATAAAAAACCTCTCAAAAGATATCTTTAGAAAGTCGGGTCTTGTTACAAAAAGTATAAATAAAGTTGTTCCACCAACGCCCACGCCAAATCCTTGCGCAAAAATAAATGAAAAAAATATACTTCAAGCAAGCACAAGCTGCCAAAATTCTCTAACAACGATAGCTTTTAGTAAAAAACTAAGCTCACAAACTAGAGAAAATTTAGCAAAAAAATTAGAAAAAACCCATCCACAAAAGGCAAAAATTTTACTTACTCTAAATACTAAAAATCCAGCCAAAGAATTTGCTAAAAACATGCAAACTGCACAGTTTTTGGCTTTTTTTAATGCAAGCAGCAATGCAGAAAAAGATAAATTTTTTACCGAAAACTTTGGTCAAAATTTCTTCAATGCACTTTATAACGAAAAAGGCTTTTCTCAACTTTTAAACAATCTTGTTATGGGGCGAAATTTTAATGAATTTAGAAAAAATTTTTTAAACATCACACCAGAGATTACAAGCCAAAATGATGCCTTCTTTCTTGCTTTAAATGCTGTAACTCTGGGCGAAAAAAGTATAGCGCAAAAGTTTTTTGAACGGGCAAAGGCTAGTTTTGACAGGGCATGGCAACGCGACAACGCCACTCATTGGCTTTACCTTTTGACAAATGATGATAAATTTTTAAACGAGCTAGCACAAAGCAAAGATGCAAATATGTACTCACTTTATGCTAGAGATTTTATACAAAATAGCCAACCTATCGAGATTATAGTACCAAAACCAACGAAAAAATATGTGGAAAATTTTGACCTTACAGATCCATTTTTATGGCAAGAACAAGCAGAGCTAGCAAAAACTATGAGCCCAGAGCAAGCAAGAGAGCACGCAAAACACTTTTATACAAACGACAGTCTTGGCGCCTATGCTTACTTTATGCAAAAAGCTGGTGGCTGGGAACATCAGTATTTTTTAATGCCACAAAATAGCGAGCTTGAAGACCTAAGCGTGCAAAGAAAATCCCTTATATACGCTCTTGCACGCCAAGAAAGTCTTTTTATACCAGCAGTCATTTCAACATCCTATGCGCTTGGAACTATGCAGTTTATGCCATTTTTAGCAAATGCTATTGGGAAAAAAGAGCTAAAAATAGAAAATTTTGATCAAGATGATATGTTTAAGCAAGATGTAGCATATCGTTTTGCAAATCATCATCTTGATTATCTTGAGAAATTTCTTTACCATCCGCTCTTTATAGCCTACGCATACAATGGCGGTATAGGCTTTACAAAAAGACTTATAACTCGCGACGATATGTTTAAAGATGCAGAATATGAACCGTTTTTATCTATAGAGCTAGTCCCAGTGACAGAGACTAGAAACTACGGCAAAAAGGTGCTGTCAAATTTTGTGATCTATAACTCACTTATGGGTACCAATATAAAGATTTCGACACTTTTAGAAAGTCTAACGAAACCTTCTTTGACGGATAAATTTCGAAACTAA
- the metG gene encoding methionine--tRNA ligase, with protein sequence MREKTYITTPIYYVNDVPHIGHAYTTIIADTMARFARLRGQDTFFMTGTDEHGQKIEQAAQQRDKTPQAYADEISAKFRKLWDEFEISYDHFIRTTDAEHKLTVQNAFEKMQANGDIYKGEYEGFYCVSCETFFTQTQLVNEECCPDCGRKTSIVKEESYFFALSKYQDALLKWYEQNEQCIMPKGKKNEVISFVKSGLKDLSITRTSFDWGIKLPASANDAKHVMYVWLDALLNYLTTLGYTRDEKNMSYWQNTTHIVGKDILRFHAIYWPAFLMSLGLSLPKHVAAHGWWTRDGEKMSKSKGNVVDPREVANAYGLENFRYFLLREVPFGQDGDFSQKALIERINSELGNGLGNLLSRIVGMSSKYSEFKINSENTVKFYQNELDEAKNYLKNAVENLENFATNRYLEELWKVVFLANASIAKYEPWAMIKAGETDKANALVALCANLLAKVAILLSPAMPKTCTKIANALGFEISTTNYEKIVQNDEILDFITQPTEPLFPRIESELMAKVSQPQAQEKQDQKTSDDETISIDDFAKIVIKVGTVLECEKIEGSDKLLKFIIDLGEEKPRQILSGIAKYYDPTTLIGQQICVLANLKPRTMMKKYVSEGMILSASDGSLTLLGTHAKVANGAVVG encoded by the coding sequence ATGAGAGAAAAAACATATATAACAACGCCTATTTACTATGTAAATGATGTCCCGCATATAGGACACGCCTACACTACTATAATCGCCGATACAATGGCGCGCTTTGCTAGACTTAGAGGACAAGATACATTTTTCATGACCGGAACAGATGAGCATGGTCAAAAGATAGAGCAAGCAGCACAGCAACGAGATAAAACACCTCAAGCATATGCGGATGAAATAAGTGCTAAATTTCGCAAACTTTGGGATGAATTTGAGATAAGCTATGATCATTTTATCCGAACAACTGACGCCGAGCATAAACTAACCGTTCAAAACGCTTTTGAAAAAATGCAGGCAAATGGCGATATTTATAAAGGTGAGTACGAAGGCTTTTACTGTGTTAGCTGTGAAACATTTTTTACTCAAACGCAGCTAGTAAATGAAGAGTGCTGCCCTGATTGTGGTCGTAAAACTAGCATAGTAAAAGAGGAAAGCTACTTTTTTGCTCTATCAAAATACCAAGACGCATTACTAAAATGGTATGAACAAAACGAGCAGTGCATAATGCCAAAAGGCAAAAAAAATGAAGTAATAAGCTTTGTAAAGAGCGGTCTAAAAGATCTTTCTATCACACGCACAAGCTTTGATTGGGGTATAAAACTGCCAGCATCGGCAAATGACGCAAAGCATGTGATGTATGTATGGCTTGACGCGCTTTTAAATTACCTAACGACACTTGGGTACACAAGAGATGAAAAAAATATGTCTTATTGGCAAAACACAACACACATCGTTGGCAAGGATATTTTGCGCTTTCATGCTATATACTGGCCAGCATTTTTAATGAGTCTTGGATTATCACTTCCAAAGCATGTAGCAGCGCACGGCTGGTGGACTCGAGATGGCGAAAAAATGAGCAAAAGCAAGGGCAATGTAGTTGATCCTCGCGAAGTTGCAAATGCTTACGGTCTTGAAAATTTTAGATACTTTTTGCTTCGAGAAGTTCCATTTGGACAAGATGGAGACTTTAGTCAAAAAGCCCTAATAGAGCGTATAAACTCAGAGCTTGGAAATGGGCTTGGAAATTTACTAAGCCGAATAGTTGGCATGAGCTCAAAATATAGTGAGTTTAAGATAAACTCAGAAAATACAGTTAAATTTTACCAAAATGAACTAGATGAGGCAAAAAATTATCTCAAAAATGCAGTTGAAAATTTAGAAAATTTTGCCACAAATCGCTATTTGGAGGAGTTGTGGAAGGTTGTATTTTTAGCAAATGCTTCTATCGCAAAGTATGAGCCTTGGGCTATGATAAAAGCTGGAGAAACCGATAAAGCTAACGCACTTGTGGCACTTTGCGCAAATTTATTAGCAAAAGTAGCCATACTTTTAAGTCCAGCCATGCCAAAAACATGCACCAAGATAGCAAATGCTCTTGGTTTTGAAATTTCAACCACAAATTACGAAAAAATAGTGCAAAATGATGAAATTTTAGATTTTATAACTCAGCCTACCGAGCCACTATTTCCGCGAATAGAAAGTGAGCTAATGGCTAAAGTAAGCCAACCACAAGCACAAGAAAAACAAGATCAAAAAACAAGCGATGATGAAACTATAAGCATCGATGATTTTGCAAAGATTGTGATTAAAGTAGGCACGGTGCTTGAATGCGAAAAGATCGAAGGTAGCGATAAATTGTTAAAATTTATCATAGATCTTGGTGAAGAAAAACCTAGACAAATTCTTTCTGGTATCGCAAAATACTACGATCCAACCACTCTTATCGGACAACAAATTTGCGTGCTGGCAAACCTAAAGCCTCGAACTATGATGAAAAAATATGTCAGTGAAGGGATGATACTAAGTGCTAGTGATGGCTCACTTACGCTTCTTGGCACACACGCAAAGGTCGCAAATGGCGCGGTCGTAGGATAA
- the ybeY gene encoding rRNA maturation RNase YbeY gives MILCEEYYPEILDQICEFLTKGDVELSFVDSKQMKQINKEHRKIDKTTDVLSFPFEFMLHAPLGCIVINQDLAQQKADELGHKKDEEIALLFIHGLLHVLGYDHEVDSGEMREKEEELIVKFHLPKSLIVRTMDEI, from the coding sequence ATGATACTTTGCGAAGAATATTATCCTGAAATTTTAGACCAAATTTGCGAGTTTTTGACAAAGGGTGACGTAGAACTTAGCTTTGTTGATAGTAAGCAGATGAAGCAGATAAACAAAGAACATCGCAAGATAGACAAAACAACTGATGTGCTAAGCTTTCCGTTTGAGTTTATGCTGCACGCACCACTTGGCTGTATCGTGATAAATCAAGACTTAGCCCAGCAAAAAGCAGATGAGCTTGGACATAAAAAAGATGAAGAGATAGCGCTGCTTTTTATCCATGGTTTGCTTCATGTTTTAGGATATGATCATGAAGTTGATAGTGGAGAAATGAGAGAAAAAGAGGAGGAGCTGATAGTAAAATTTCATCTGCCTAAAAGTCTTATCGTCCGCACAATGGATGAAATTTAA
- the mobB gene encoding molybdopterin-guanine dinucleotide biosynthesis protein B, translating to MKQLAIAFSGPSNSGKTTTILKVLNKFISQGLKCVVIKHDPGDKARFDVAGKDSFKFSETGADVVVLSPTRTTYFSKTKSELDDVISMLGEFDLLIVEGLKTLPLPRISVFKDGINEEYLPFSNAIASYETHKDYGLPHINLDDIDAICEWIIKNAKVVK from the coding sequence TTGAAACAGCTAGCCATCGCTTTTTCTGGCCCATCAAATAGCGGAAAAACAACTACAATATTAAAAGTTTTAAACAAATTTATCTCACAAGGTTTAAAGTGCGTTGTCATAAAGCATGACCCAGGAGACAAGGCGCGCTTTGATGTCGCTGGCAAAGATAGTTTTAAATTTAGCGAAACTGGCGCTGATGTTGTCGTGCTAAGTCCGACTAGAACGACATATTTTAGCAAAACAAAGTCAGAACTTGATGATGTTATATCAATGCTTGGAGAATTTGACCTACTTATAGTTGAAGGGCTTAAGACTTTGCCTTTACCACGCATAAGCGTATTTAAAGACGGCATAAATGAAGAGTATCTGCCATTTTCAAATGCTATTGCAAGCTACGAAACGCACAAAGACTATGGCTTGCCGCATATAAATTTAGACGACATTGATGCCATTTGCGAATGGATAATAAAAAATGCAAAGGTTGTAAAATGA